The Fusarium keratoplasticum isolate Fu6.1 chromosome 8, whole genome shotgun sequence genome includes a region encoding these proteins:
- a CDS encoding HET domain-containing protein, with protein MARDDDKVGLKVLISRGVHYHSRDNHGRTPLTRAAMNGSLLAVETLVKEDSRGFIQVDDRDFEDIDKKDHGGKSPRDWAKDRAALDKVWTLICNRASSVFGRKLRERDVTAEEANDNANGSDYKNIFDRRETFTMFRKSPRSSSPKKPRPSTPKKPSKLRLFSTPDKMETPTKDETTPTAPMESPPAPAPPVDSELAKAETFSMEQIRRARNPIMNIAVRGTINRFSLEFFLLPGERRSRSHVLVELDEKIRFRDSEGNVADIKGLAIWMKHVGDNFDGELHVRYVIEGRHFVEPLARFQFPLVNATKPVSEHVTTIDVINVLQGLIGEFPAIHRKTLTQFTFRLHKGRLLGCRDAVTQWMIRLNLAGIVGWHYTRQEVENVEYIGRQAVSGRGFDTMIDQNFASDMVCDEWGFLSVVVKVSPVCRAIWQPNTYRVIKHAGKDLPYMKDENDKVICTEQWIPNKD; from the exons ATGGCAAGAGATGACGATAAAGTCGGCTTGAAAGTTCTCATCAGCCGTGGCGTCCACTACCATAGTAGAGATAACCATGGTCGAACGCCACTGACACGAGCGGCCATGAACGGCTCCTTGCTAGCTGTGGAGACTCTGGTTAAAGAAGATTCTCGCGGCTTCATCCAAGTCGATGACCGGGATTTCGAGG ATATCGACAAGAAGGATCACGGTGGCAAGTCACCCAGGGATTGGGCCAAAGATAGGGCTGCACTGGACAAGGTCTGGACTCTAATTTGCAACAGGGCCAGTTCCGTATTTGGAAGGAAGTTGAGGGAACGCGATGTAACGGC CGAAGAAGCAAACGACAACGCCAACGGCAGCGACTACAAGAACATCTTCGACCGGCGAGAAACCTTCACGATGTTCCGCAAGTCTCCTCGATCTTCGTCCCCGAAGAAACCTCGACCCTCCACCCCAAAGAAACCCTCCAAGCTCCGACTCTTCTCGACCCCCGACAAGATGGAGACCCCTACCAAGGACGAGACCACCCCTACCGCCCCCATGGAGTCGCCTCCCGCCCCTGCTCCCCCCGTCGATTCGgagctcgccaaggctgagacCTTCAGCATGGAGCAGATTCGTCGCGCTCGTAACCCCATCATGAACATCGCTGTTCGAGGCACCATCAACCGCTTCAGCCTCGAGTTTTTCCTGCTTCCCGGTGAGCGCCGCAGCCGCTCTCACGTCttggttgagcttgatgagaagaTTCGCTTCCGTGACTCCGAGGGTAACGTCGCTGACATTAAGGGTCTTGCCATCTGGATGAAGCATGTTGGCGACAACTTCGACGGTGAGCTTCACGTTCGCTACGTCATTGAGGGTCGTCACTTTGTCGAGCCTCTTGCTCGCTTCCAGTTTCCTCTTGTCAACGCCACCAAGCCTGTTTCTGAGCACGTCACCACCATCGATGTCATCAACGTTCTTCAGGGACTCATTGGCGAATTCCCTGCCATTCACCGCAAGACTCTGACCCAGTTCACCTTCCGCCTTCACAAGGGCCGCCTCCTTGGTTGCCGTGATGCCGT TACCCAGTGGATGATccgcctcaacctcgccggCATTGTCGGTTGGCACTACACCCGCCAGGAGGTCGAGAACGTCGAGTACATCGGACGCCAGGCCGTCAGCGGCCGCGGTTTCGACACCATGATCGACCAGAACTTCGCCTCCGACATGGTCTGCGACGAGTGGGGTTTCCTttccgtcgtcgtcaaggtcTCGCCCGTCTGCCGCGCCATCTGGCAGCCCAACACCTACCGCGTCATCAAGCACGCCGGAAAGGATCTCCCCTACATGAAGGACGAgaacgacaaggtcatctGCACTGAGCAGTGGATCCCCAACAAGGACTAA
- a CDS encoding hypothetical protein (Expressed protein): protein MTALKRSRDDYRERAYIAASRRTDRSAKARMESALMASEIHKKRTGKRLHVTEDIVMSDAPYEEDQDSPRPQTYPVVSKLGMSMGAEVISKASLTSAVLAKTEEEWRENEINRLFAEAFPNFGKQSQLLVPTLPKEDKPSQEPTSRNTKEPDQQNPHEHLQNVSPQSKPGEPAEETSPRPREDSLLGETPSLLGSDATTLTSCSPSFMPDLSNGAEILSEFFDPNLTRGLYVNDYSAIEEGFIFNTNDFTQDDDVNKWLQHVCDSGDMLDMAGWDSQPFDGTIEDWWPTIIDDSAQPETSTT from the exons ATGACTGCA TTAAAGCGATCTCGTGACGACTACCGAGAACGAGCATATATAGCCGCCTCCCGTCGCACCGACCGAAGCGCCAAAGCCCGCATGGAATCCGCTTTAATGGCAAGCGAGATCCATAAGAAGCGCACCGGGAAACGCCTGCATGTCACCGAGGATATTGTCATGAGCGATGCGCCATATGAGGAGGACCAAGATTCGCCGCGCCCACAAACATATCCAGTGGTTTCCAAATTGGGCATGAGCATGGGCGCGGAAGTGATATCGAAGGCATCACTCACTTCTGCCGTACTTGCCAAAACGGAAGAGGAGTGGCGGGAAAATGAGATCAATAGGCTATTCGCAGAGGCATTCCCGAATTTCGGCAAGCAATCCCAACTGCTCGTTCCTACACTACCGAAGGAAGACAAACCATCCCAGGAGCCTACGTCCCGGAACACGAAGGAACCAGATCAGCAGAACCCGCACGAGCACCTACAGAATGTCAGCCCACAGTCTAAGCCTGGCGAGCCAGCTGAAGAAACATCGCCAAGACCCAGGGAAGACTCGCTCCTCGGGGAAACCCCGTCGCTGCTCGGCAGCGATGCAacaaccttgacctcttgCTCACCATCTTTCATGCCTGACCTCTCAAATGGAGCCGAGATTCTTTCTGAGTTCTTTGATCCAAACCTCACCAGAGGTCTGTACGTCAATGACTACAGCGCCATCGAAGAGGGATTCATCTTCAACACGAATGATTTCACCCAAGACGATGACGTCAACAAATGGTTGCAGCACGTTTGCGATAGCGGCGACATGCTAGACATGGCAGGTTGGGATTCTCAGCCCTTTGACGGGACGATAGAGGACTGGTGGCCGACAATCATTGATGACAGCGCTCAGCCGGAGACATCTACTACTTAA